GCAGGTAGATGGCACCCTATTGCATAGCGAAAAAGCTAACACCTTAGATGATTTCGTTCGGTTTGTGCAAGGAGCATTTTTTGTTAATTTCCCTACCCTCCTGTTCCCCTGATTTTTGGCTGTTTGAGTAACATGAAAGTTAAAGATAAGCTAATCATCTTTCGGGCCAAAAACCATTTGTAAAATCATCTGTTCTCCGCCTTCTCGGTGGTGTCTGTCCGCCCACTCTCGGATCACCAGATCCAAATCTTGTAAAGCTACTTCGATTCGCTCTGGCGGAATGTCTAATTCTTCTAAAACTCGCATTACATAGCATTGTCGCTCTTGCCATCCTTTCATTAGGCGAAAATACCGAGCGGTATCCTCAACCATAATATATGTACGCTCTTCATCATCGGAAGGAGAATAGGAGGCACGAGTCAGGGCGTAGAAAGGAAGACCCCAAGGGCAATCTATGCGAGTCACGGTACCTGCATAGATCAAGCGACGTTTGATGTGTTCTGCTAAAGCTTCGCTTAAGGGAACTTGCCTTTCTTCAGGTAAGTCTTCCTGTGAGCGGTTATGTAGAAATTCGATTAATTCCATGAATTGAAAGGAATTAATCAGTTGAGCGTCTGGGATATGAGGCGGTAGTTTTTCCTCTATTTGGCGTTTTTCCTCAGAGGTAAGGCTTGTTCCGGCAATGCGCGATCGACCAGGTACCCAAGGATACTGTTCCATCCACACGTAGGGAAACTGAATCAGATAGCGAGGTTCCTGAGAACCTAACATCTTGAGCAGTTTGCCTTCCGTCAGCGCTTGTCTGACTTCCTCGACGATCGCTTTTACTCTTTTCGGTTCGATATGGTGCAAATGACCGGTCATCCGCAGGTTTTGACCCTGTTCCAGATAGGTCATGTAAATGGCGCACTTGGCTGCTGTTGCTGCCGCATCTAAAAACGCCCCATGTCGGTGTCCGCTCGTTCTCATGGCACTGAATGCCAAGTAAAGCATGATCTGATCCATTGCACTGGGGCTGAGGCGTTTGATCAGATCTAGGTCTTTGTTCATGTTAAGAGGGTTACTATCGTTTAGATACAGAATTTTGAGGCATAGATAGCTATTTCACCACTAGATAGTCATTGAGGGCTTCCCGCTCAAATGCGATCGCATTTTTCTGAAAACCTCTTGACAGACTAGAAATGAAATGATTGCTACGATGGCACTCATTACTTTTTGTTTTATGACTCTTAAGTCAAGTTTAAGACGTACCCTGCTTTCAAAAATTTAGCCGATCTACTGAATTTAAGCCTACTGACTGCCGGATACAAAAACATTCTTAGTTTCACAGATCGAAGGGCTAAAGGTAAAGCTCCCCAAACTTACGCATCTCAATAATAGGTGATGCAATGAGAGAAACAGCGATGAGATAGACAGAACAGCCTGG
The Leptolyngbyaceae cyanobacterium DNA segment above includes these coding regions:
- the hetR gene encoding heterocyst differentiation master regulator HetR, which encodes MNKDLDLIKRLSPSAMDQIMLYLAFSAMRTSGHRHGAFLDAAATAAKCAIYMTYLEQGQNLRMTGHLHHIEPKRVKAIVEEVRQALTEGKLLKMLGSQEPRYLIQFPYVWMEQYPWVPGRSRIAGTSLTSEEKRQIEEKLPPHIPDAQLINSFQFMELIEFLHNRSQEDLPEERQVPLSEALAEHIKRRLIYAGTVTRIDCPWGLPFYALTRASYSPSDDEERTYIMVEDTARYFRLMKGWQERQCYVMRVLEELDIPPERIEVALQDLDLVIREWADRHHREGGEQMILQMVFGPKDD